The genomic segment TATCCATCGCCGTCGATATGAATAGCAAGCTTGAGGGCTTGAAATATATCACGCCTTTTAAATATTTTACGGCCCAAAGTGTGATCAATGGCGGGAGATTGGAACCTCTATTTGTGATTTTATCTTTTGTCCTTATTGCAGCCCTGATAAGCATCACTTATCTATTTTATAAAAATAGAGATTTAAATGTATAGAGGCTAATTTGATCCTTTAAGATGGCTACGGCACAAGCTAATTGCTGTGGGAGGTCGGCTGACTCAAATATTATCTGGAATGGATCGGGTTACTCGAGTTTTCTAACAGTTTCTTAATTTTTATTATATCCGCTTCCATTCTATGTAAATGTTGTTGTATGTCATCAATTTCCTTTTCAGCCTTATAGTTTATCGCAAAGTCAATCAATGATTCATGTTTGTCATGTTCTGCATGTCGATTTTGGCTCATCATAATGATCGGTGCCTGGAAGGCAGCAATAAATGATAGGACAAGATTTAATAGAATGAACGGCGGTGGATCGAAATGGCCTATAACTAAAACCGTATTAGTTATTATCCATAAGGCGAGAAAACCACTAAACAGCATGATGAATTTCCAACTGCCGCCAAAAGCTGCTATCCGATCAGCCAGACGATCTGACCACTTAGTACTTCTGAGGTATTGCTTATCAAGTTGTCGTTCTATAGTGTTCTCATATTCTTTGATGATCATCTCAATACGTTTTGTATAATCTTTGAGTTGATTTTCGTCCATAATTATAACCATTCCTTTCGCTACGCTCAGGACAAAACGTGAAAAATACCAATCAAGAACGCTTCTGAAAGCAAGACCCCCGATAAAACCTTAACATGCTTTTCATTTCTTACGAAATTCGAAGTGAGAAAAAAATTATGATCTTGGAAATGAGAATAAATACTCCTTCATATTGATCCGGAAAGCCCAAAGTTGCAATGATTGAATTCATAGTTCTCTATTTTGTTGATAGTTCAAAAAATTTAAAGCCAAGGAATCTTATCCATATAATCTCCTCTTAAAATCGGGAGAAACTGGGATCTTAGCGGTTCATCCACATCTTTAAGTCTTAAATCATCCAATTTTAGAACTTCGCTTGTATCAAGATGAAGTTTATCCGCAAGGTCCTTTGCAGTTAAGTATTGATTTTTGCGTAACTCTTTAACCGTCTTCCTCATTAAAGACCAATTAAACATAGTAGCACCACCTCATTCACGAACACCAGGATATATTATACCCACTTGAATTAACAACTCGTTAAGTACTAAATTATATATTTCTTACAAATAGATTCTTCTATCTCTGATCGTCTCTGTTCATACCCGGGTCTACCCATTAAAGCATATGTACCGATTTTGCCCTCTTCTACACCAGGTTGGTCAAAAGCGTTTATATTTAAAAGTTCACCCATATACGCCGTTTCCCATTCTAGTAGTAAGAGGAGTTGTCCAACAGTGTAAGCATTAAGCTCAGGGAGAATGATATTTTGATGAAGACGACCTGCTAATGATAGCGCGTATTCTGTTGCCTTATGTTCTGCGCGCAACAAATCTCCGAGCTGATGCCCCCCTAAGAATTGAATATTCTGCTCTAAATCATCATCCTTGGGGATTAAAATTTCCTCATCAAATATCCTAACGGTTACAAAGGTAAAAATCTTATCATTAGGGCCTTCTGTATAAAGCTGCACTTGAGAGTGCTGATCTGTAACTCCTAATGCCTTAATCGGCGTCTGACCTGTCCAAATTTCCTGTTCTTGACGATCATAGCGTTTTCCTAGACTTTCCGCCCAGAGTTGCGCATACCAATCGGCCATCGTTTTCAGTCCATCCGCATATGGCATAAAAACAGAGATTGCTTTTCCCCGTTTAAGTGAAAAACATCCTAATGCCGCTCTCAACTGTGCAGGATTTTCAAAGAGATCTTTTTGTTCGCGAATCTTTTTATCCATAGCGATTGCACCGTCAAGTAATTCAAAAATGTTAATACCACATACTGCTGCAGGAAGTAACCCCACCGGAGTTAATTCTGAGAACCGCCCCCCAATCCCTGAAGGGATAACAAAACGACGATATCCTTCATTTTCAGATAAAGTAACGAGATTGCCCTTCTCTTGATCTGTGGTCACTACAATATGTTCATTAAATTGATCCTTACACACCTCTTTAAGCATCTGACGCACAATGAGGAACTGGGCCATCGTCTCAGATGTGTTTCCCGACTTACTAATGACATTAAACATCGTTTTCTCAAGATTTAAACTTTCGAGCAAGTCCTTAAAACGGGTTGGGTCGATATTATCGACGACATAGAAACGGGGTCGATGATTTCGCTTTTCAGAAGAAAGTTCGTTATAGTAATACGGCCGTAGCGCCTGATGCACGGCCTGAGGGCCTAAAGCAGACCCTCCAATTCCTAATAAAACAAAGTTCTCATAATGCTCTGACAAATAATCTGCATACTCTTGAATTTGCTGAGCCTGCCCTTTCATCTCTAATAGCAAGGCAGAAAAGTCTAATTCACCCTGGGCTCTTTTTTGAAGCAAGGCCACACGAGCGATATGCATTTGCGGTTGAAAGGAACATAGGTCCTTCTCCGAAATAGCCTTTGGATTTTTTTCACTTCTCATCATACCCGTATAGTCTAACTGGATAAGACTTTTCTTTCTCTCCTCCACGCTAGCTTCCTCTTTTCATCAATCTCATTTTCATTAACCTACCTATATCGCTACAAACGCAACTCCCAAAGCAATCAATACAACACCAGAGATTTTCCTCAAAGAAATCTCCTCTTTCAATGCGAAATAAGAAATCGCCATCGTCCAGATATAGGTAATTGACGTCAGTGGCAACACCACAGAATAAGGTAAAATCCGCAATAAGTAAATATTAATTAGTGCGGACAAAAAATACAAAATTCCACCATAGTATAGGAACCTATTTTTAAGTAGTACCATGAGGCCCTCGCTGCCGGAGGCCTTTTTTAGGCAAAAGGCAGCCACAGAGCCCATCAGCGTCATGACGATTAAATAAAACATATATTTCATTTCCCATCACCGCCTCCAATTAGGATAATACCCACAATAATAATGCTAATTCCTAGTATCTTAGAGAAAGTAATCTGCTCTCCGAGAATTGCAGATGCTATAAAAACAGTGAGTACATAATTCATACTTAGCATAGGCTGTAAAACTGATAAACTACCAAATCGATAAGCTATTAGCATCACGAGTGCGCCTAGCCCGTATAAAATGAAACCCACAAGGAGCATTGCCAACCCCTGCTCCCCTGACAGCTTCCAAAAAAGCTGTCCAAAACATACGCATAGCGAGGAAAGGAGCATCAGAAGAATACCCTTTTTATTTTTCTTAAAAGATTCTATCATGACACTCACTTCGAAATCTTATTGATGGATTCAATTAGATATTTTTGACGTTTAAAGACCAAATCCACAAGCACAGAAAGGTATTTAATTACAATTGCCTGCATGAGAAAGACTCCAGAAAAACCGCCGGAAAGCAGAAGCATAGTAGTTGTCCACCCCGCAACCGGCTGTTGCCGCCCGAAGAAAATAACGCAAGTATATATTCCAGAGGCGAGAGTGAACGCAAGAAGAAGCACACTGAGTATAATGGAAATTTTATAAGCAACATCTGTAAATAAGATCAAACTATCACCTGCCACACTCCTTCTTTTTTCACTCACGCTCTTACTATAAGTACGACTTGAAAGACTTTTCGCCTGATAAAGCAACGTATCCATCTTTAAGCCGCAGTTTGCATATAGAGCCTTACGATAAGGAATGGTTTTACTGATAGAATGTACCCTGTTAATTGCACGGCGTGACAATATACGGAATGCTTCACTACGTAGCTTATACGAACTATTTGAATGCCTATTATACAATTGATAAAATAGTTTAGACGTCATATTTCGAATTTTTTTCGGTGCTGCACTTACAATATCAAAACCCTTTAAGGAGTGAAAATACACCTTCATAATGGCATTCTCGTCATAATCCATGCAAAGCGAGTCAAATTCATACACAAAATCGCCAATGGATAAGTCACCCCCTGCGTTCATGGAGAGTTCAATTCCTTGATAAAGGCTCATATTAACAATGCTGATCATGGCATTTTCAGCCGTATCAGCAAAGTCACGGATTACCTTGACACTGTCATCTTTGGAACAGTCATTTACACATATAATTTCGAATTTCTTAAAATTATCGTTCAAAATTCTATATAAAGGTGGCAAAAACTCTGAAACTTGATTTGCGTTATCATGCACATAAAGCACTGCCGAAATAAAATTGCTTTCTTTGTTACTTTCCATTTTTAAGTACCTCATCTAAATCATATACTGTGTTTATTTTGCCTGATAGCACACTAATAAAAATAGGATTTCTAGTAAATTCCTTAATAACCGTTGGTCTGGAATCATCTATCTCCGATGCCATTAGAATCGGCTTCATGGAAAAAAGCGAAGTGATATATGAAAATCCATACTCTTCCCTAATGTACTTACGGGCGAGACTGGACATATAATCCCATGCACTTTGTGGCTTTGCCGGACAGTCGTTGCAATTTCCGAGTTGCGTAGACGAGCAGAAGCCACCACTTTTTACCTGACACTCAAAGGTAGGAACGCTATCAAAGCTTGTCATATGTGGGGTAAATGTGACTGAAGTAAGAGAATGGTACCCAGTTTTTCCAAAAGGCATAATTGAGAAAAACGGACCATCCATCACCGTCAGGCCCACATTTTTCAACTTATCGCTGACAGTACACAAAATAATTTCGCATAACTCGTATTTAATTTTAAGAGGCTCGAAGCCCAGCAAGTTCGATACCTGATTTACTGAAGCGTAGGTGGAGTTAAGAATAAAATCACTTTCTAGAATTTTTCCATCCTCTAGAATTACCTTGTAATGAGTACCTTTTTGCTCTATATTTTGTATTTTTGCATTATAGCGGATTTCGATATTGGAATATTTAGCAATATTTTCGAGGAAATATTCTTTTAAGACTTGTGCATCATAGGTATATTCGCGAGTAAGGAAAGTACCATCACATATGTCATCATTGAAGTACTTTTTCGGCGCAATATCTGCACACATTATGTTCGCGTCCTTGCAAAATTTGCGAAACTGCTCCGCATTTGTCCATGAGAAATTGGCTGAAGTCGCGTATACCTGATCAAATTCCGAGTGGATGCAAAAGCCATAATCTGCACAAAACCGTTCAAAATAGTGCGCTGATTTTATGGCAGTAGAGTAGGAGCGAGGATAATGATACCCCATATGTACCCGTGCCTGGTTAATATATGTTGCTCGCCTGAAAGGCCCATCGTCTATTTCTAAGACAATTACCTTTTCTCCTCGTTTTCCACAGAATAGTGCGGAATACAGACCGTACAGCCCAGCACCAATGATGATTTTATCGTATAGCACTGATGTTCACCCTTTCAATTTCTTTAATATGGATGACTCATCACTGGGTACAGCAATGGGGCTCTCCAACTTAACATCTGTCCATTCTTTAATTAACATTTAGGCTTATACTCTCCCCTTAGATTTTTCAGCAAAATACTCATAAGCTCACTATTTCCTTTTAGAAAACTGATTTTTGTAGGTGTTTTCCCTGTTTTAGGATAGGCTCTAGTCACAGGCAACTCACAGACTTTCAAGCCCAGTTGCGTTGCTCTAACGGAGAGATATGCAAGTAGTTCATAGGTCATAAAAATATCCCGAAAAGGCTGCACTTCAGGGTGCTCCAGATATTTTCTAGAATGTGCGCGAAAGGCGTTCGTCGTATCTGTAAAATGATATTTTGCTGTCAGAGAAATCAAAGGCGCGTGTATTAGACGCACGGACAAATGACGGATAATAGGAGTATTCACAGCGTGCCCGCCCTTAATATACCGTGAACCCTGAATAAAGTCATACCCTTGTTCTAACTTTTCAAGAAACCTCGGAATGTCTTCGATACTATCCTTGTTGTTGCCGTCAATGGTTACAATGCCGTCATAACCGCGTTGGAGTGCCCACCACATCCCCATACGCAGCTGTGCACCCTGTTTGCCCTTGTCGCGCTTTACGAGTAAGGTGTTTACCCCTAATACTTTTAATTGTTCACTTTCTGTACACCCGTCAGTCGAACCACCATCACAAATAATAATGTCCGAGGCTTTATCTATCTGATACCGTTGTGCACGCTGTAACTCATCCCATATGCGGTTTCCCTCATTAATAATTGGAATACATATGCAGTATTTTGTTCTTTTTGGTGCATATTCTTCACATTCAAATTTTGGAACACCGGGTATTTCCTCATAAATCACACAAACACCTCTTTTATATATTGCATAACATTTAATATCGTATCTAAATTATTCTGCGTTCTCATTTCAATAGATACAAAGCCCTGATAATCCTTCTTCCTTAATATTTCTGCTAATTGAGTATGCAATTCTCTCTTCTTAATAACTTCCAAATTAGGTTCACTAATATGAATATGATTGACCAATTGAATATTATCTTCAACCGAGTGCAAGCTTTCCTCATTATAAAGAATTGTGCCCGAATCCACATTAACCTTGAATCCGTCACATTTCACTACTTTCACAAAATCAAAAGCTTCCTGAGTAGAATTGATAAAATTAGTGCCATATAACACAGGGTTTGGCTCCATCGAGAATATAGTATGATGGGTCTTCGCATATTCTCCAAGCTCCCTAAAGAAAGAAGTCGCAATGTTTATATCATTATCTGTCTCATAAATTCTATTTTTAGGACAACCGAACACCAAATTATTACACCCAATTTCTTCCGCAAAGTCAATCGCTTTTTTGGTATAATCAATTAATATGTTGCGTTCCTCTGTACTGCCAAAAATTCTTTCACTTTTTCCAAACCAGATTGACTGCATAGAAGGAATGGAAAGGCCATAGTCTGCCTTTAACTGATTTGCGAACTTTTTTGCATAAATGATCTTTTCATAGGGTAATTGGGGGAAAATACGTGTAGGTGCAATTTCAAGGCCTATAAAACCTGCATTTTGCAGATAGGAATACATTTGATTATCATGTTCTGCCAACCATGCAATATTAGATATAGCTATGTTCATTTAATCACCTCTATATCATTCGGATAAGCGAATGTCTTTAAATCAGTATCTTCGGAAAAATTAGCATGTATCCACTGGGCATCAGTATCAATGCTAATAACATCTATTATTTTATCACCAACTTTTAATTGCTTAGCATCTTTGAGTATCTCGCTATTATTGCGTGTATTGTTAAATAGCAAAATAGGAACTTTAATCCCCACACCATTTCTCCAATTATCATCAGTAATGGATGCAGCCCGTATATGATTACTATTTATGTTATTCTTCTCAAGAGGAATCACTTCTATATTATTCGGATAGGCAAAAGAATTTAGATCAGTATCTTCCGGAAAATTGGCACGAATCCACCGAGCATCAGAATCAATGCTAATGATATCTATTATCTTATCGCCAACTTTTATTTGGTTAGCACCCTTGAGCATCTCGCTGTTTTTATCTGTATTGCTAAATAGCAAAATAGGAACTTTCATTCCAACACCATTTATCCAATTTCCATCAGTAATGGATGCAGGCCGTATATGATTAATATATATGTTATCCTTCTCAAATGGATTCTTTATAATTTCTTCGACCGTTACTTCAGTTATGGAAAGAGATGTTGCATCATTGGGATAGCTATCTAATTCAACTTCGCCAGAACCATCGACCAAAGTAATAGGTATATGATAGTCATCAGTATTTGGTGGAATAAAATAATTAACATAAGGTTCATTGTAAATAGTATAAGCTGTTATATCACTAACATGTACAAATTTGTTGACAAGACCTGTCTTCAAAAAGCTCTTATTAAAATTACTTTTGTAAGACAACTTAACATCAGCAATTCCTTGTATTTTTTTATCTGCTGTACAAAAAAGTTTAAATTTACTGTCAGATATCTTTTCTAGTTTGACAGAAGCATTTGCTTGAATAGTATTAGATTTAGAGCTTCTTTCCCATATAAAGCTATAAATTGTATCAAATGAAATATTATAGTCTTTATACAATTCCCTATAGAAAAACCAGTTTGCGCTTCTAATCCAATATTCCCAAGGAGTAAATTCGCCTTTTATTGTTTGTGCATATGGATATTTACTGGTAGAAAAATCCTGCAAATATTTTATTCTTGCTTTATCCCCCAATACATGAATAATGTAATCTGTTCCTGTTGGCTGAAATTGGCCTGTTATTGTTTCTAATGCTGAAGCATATGTAGAGAAAATGGGTTGGCCATTTAAATATTTTGAAGCTGTGTTTAAACTTGGTGCGTAAGAAGTGAGATATCCGCCCAATTGAGTATTAAATTCTCCATTACGTTCACCTTTTAAAGCAGTAGCCTTATTTAATATCAGCGGCAAAATTAGAAAGAAGCAAATAATAATCACTACAAATTTGATAACATCACTACTTTTTCTCGGGAAAATCTTTGTGAATAAATTACATATTAGTATATATAAATAAGAAACTAGTATTACAAATACGCATAAATAGAGAAATTCATTGTTAAAACCACCTGACATCATGCGATATAAATCGGTTGCAATGATTCCGGAAAGCAAGATATATATTATGCCACCTGAACGTAAGCTTAGGGAGT from the Desulfitobacterium metallireducens DSM 15288 genome contains:
- a CDS encoding FAD-dependent oxidoreductase — encoded protein: MLYDKIIIGAGLYGLYSALFCGKRGEKVIVLEIDDGPFRRATYINQARVHMGYHYPRSYSTAIKSAHYFERFCADYGFCIHSEFDQVYATSANFSWTNAEQFRKFCKDANIMCADIAPKKYFNDDICDGTFLTREYTYDAQVLKEYFLENIAKYSNIEIRYNAKIQNIEQKGTHYKVILEDGKILESDFILNSTYASVNQVSNLLGFEPLKIKYELCEIILCTVSDKLKNVGLTVMDGPFFSIMPFGKTGYHSLTSVTFTPHMTSFDSVPTFECQVKSGGFCSSTQLGNCNDCPAKPQSAWDYMSSLARKYIREEYGFSYITSLFSMKPILMASEIDDSRPTVIKEFTRNPIFISVLSGKINTVYDLDEVLKNGK
- a CDS encoding EamA family transporter — its product is MIESFKKNKKGILLMLLSSLCVCFGQLFWKLSGEQGLAMLLVGFILYGLGALVMLIAYRFGSLSVLQPMLSMNYVLTVFIASAILGEQITFSKILGISIIIVGIILIGGGDGK
- a CDS encoding glucose-6-phosphate isomerase, whose product is MEERKKSLIQLDYTGMMRSEKNPKAISEKDLCSFQPQMHIARVALLQKRAQGELDFSALLLEMKGQAQQIQEYADYLSEHYENFVLLGIGGSALGPQAVHQALRPYYYNELSSEKRNHRPRFYVVDNIDPTRFKDLLESLNLEKTMFNVISKSGNTSETMAQFLIVRQMLKEVCKDQFNEHIVVTTDQEKGNLVTLSENEGYRRFVIPSGIGGRFSELTPVGLLPAAVCGINIFELLDGAIAMDKKIREQKDLFENPAQLRAALGCFSLKRGKAISVFMPYADGLKTMADWYAQLWAESLGKRYDRQEQEIWTGQTPIKALGVTDQHSQVQLYTEGPNDKIFTFVTVRIFDEEILIPKDDDLEQNIQFLGGHQLGDLLRAEHKATEYALSLAGRLHQNIILPELNAYTVGQLLLLLEWETAYMGELLNINAFDQPGVEEGKIGTYALMGRPGYEQRRSEIEESICKKYII
- a CDS encoding EamA family transporter — translated: MKYMFYLIVMTLMGSVAAFCLKKASGSEGLMVLLKNRFLYYGGILYFLSALINIYLLRILPYSVVLPLTSITYIWTMAISYFALKEEISLRKISGVVLIALGVAFVAI
- a CDS encoding sugar phosphate isomerase/epimerase family protein, which translates into the protein MNIAISNIAWLAEHDNQMYSYLQNAGFIGLEIAPTRIFPQLPYEKIIYAKKFANQLKADYGLSIPSMQSIWFGKSERIFGSTEERNILIDYTKKAIDFAEEIGCNNLVFGCPKNRIYETDNDINIATSFFRELGEYAKTHHTIFSMEPNPVLYGTNFINSTQEAFDFVKVVKCDGFKVNVDSGTILYNEESLHSVEDNIQLVNHIHISEPNLEVIKKRELHTQLAEILRKKDYQGFVSIEMRTQNNLDTILNVMQYIKEVFV
- a CDS encoding glycosyltransferase family 2 protein; this translates as MIYEEIPGVPKFECEEYAPKRTKYCICIPIINEGNRIWDELQRAQRYQIDKASDIIICDGGSTDGCTESEQLKVLGVNTLLVKRDKGKQGAQLRMGMWWALQRGYDGIVTIDGNNKDSIEDIPRFLEKLEQGYDFIQGSRYIKGGHAVNTPIIRHLSVRLIHAPLISLTAKYHFTDTTNAFRAHSRKYLEHPEVQPFRDIFMTYELLAYLSVRATQLGLKVCELPVTRAYPKTGKTPTKISFLKGNSELMSILLKNLRGEYKPKC
- a CDS encoding DUF1003 domain-containing protein, yielding MDENQLKDYTKRIEMIIKEYENTIERQLDKQYLRSTKWSDRLADRIAAFGGSWKFIMLFSGFLALWIITNTVLVIGHFDPPPFILLNLVLSFIAAFQAPIIMMSQNRHAEHDKHESLIDFAINYKAEKEIDDIQQHLHRMEADIIKIKKLLENSSNPIHSR
- a CDS encoding glycosyltransferase, with amino-acid sequence MESNKESNFISAVLYVHDNANQVSEFLPPLYRILNDNFKKFEIICVNDCSKDDSVKVIRDFADTAENAMISIVNMSLYQGIELSMNAGGDLSIGDFVYEFDSLCMDYDENAIMKVYFHSLKGFDIVSAAPKKIRNMTSKLFYQLYNRHSNSSYKLRSEAFRILSRRAINRVHSISKTIPYRKALYANCGLKMDTLLYQAKSLSSRTYSKSVSEKRRSVAGDSLILFTDVAYKISIILSVLLLAFTLASGIYTCVIFFGRQQPVAGWTTTMLLLSGGFSGVFLMQAIVIKYLSVLVDLVFKRQKYLIESINKISK